Below is a window of Fulvitalea axinellae DNA.
TAAGCCGATTCTTTTGCTGGACGATATTTTCGACAAACTCGATGATCGCCGTATTTCCCGGATGATGGATTTGGTTTCTGAAAACGCATTTGGGCAAATATTCGTAACCGACGCCAGGCCCGAGCGGACGAAAGGGCTTTTTGGGGAAATAAACGCCGATATCAATTCCGTCAATATTGAACGCTAGCCCGCCTAAGTAAGCTTGCGGAGCGGTTTTCATATTCATAACTTTAGCCATGGCCAAAATCAAGACTTCATATTTTTGCAATAATTGTGGTAGCCAGTCGCCGAAATGGCTGGGCAAGTGCCCCTCTTGCGGACAGTGGAACACTTACGTGGAAGAGGTGGTGACGAAAGAGGAAAAAGGCAAAGGCTCGGTGGCTTGGCGTACGGAGGCCGACCGTGGTACGAGTGGGCGGGAGAAAAGCCGGCCACAGCGCATCACTGACATTAGCGCTAAGGAACAACCCCGCTTCGACAGTTTTGACGAAGAACTTAACCGCGTTTTGGGTGGCGGTATCGTGCCGGGCTCGCTTGTGCTGATCGGTGGCGAGCCGGGTATTGGAAAGTCTACGCTGATGTTGCAGATTGCGCTTAAGCTCAAGGACAAAAAAGTGCTGTACGTATCCGGTGAGGAAAGCGAACAGCAGATTCGTATGCGTGCCGAGCGGATGGTCTTTAAGTCTGACGACTGTTATATCTTGACGGAGGTATCGACCCAAAATATTTTCAAGCAGGTTGAGTTGTTGAAGCCCGATGTTTTGGTTGTGGATTCGATCCAGACTTTGCATTCCAGCTATATGGAATCGGCGGCGGGAAGTATCGGGCAGGTAAAACAATGTACGGCCGAGTTGATGAAATTCGCCAAGGAGACGGACACCCCTACTTTCCTGATCGGCCATATTAATAAGGACGGAAACATCGCTGGGCC
It encodes the following:
- the radA gene encoding DNA repair protein RadA, yielding MAKIKTSYFCNNCGSQSPKWLGKCPSCGQWNTYVEEVVTKEEKGKGSVAWRTEADRGTSGREKSRPQRITDISAKEQPRFDSFDEELNRVLGGGIVPGSLVLIGGEPGIGKSTLMLQIALKLKDKKVLYVSGEESEQQIRMRAERMVFKSDDCYILTEVSTQNIFKQVELLKPDVLVVDSIQTLHSSYMESAAGSIGQVKQCTAELMKFAKETDTPTFLIGHINKDGNIAGPKVLEHMVDTVLQFEGDRHMAYRILRTIKNRFGSTSELGIYEMRHDGLREVSNPSEILITQKESELSGVTIGATLEGRRPLLIEIQSLVSTATYGTPQRSTTGFDVKRLNMLLAVLEKRGGFKLGAQDVFLNIAGGLKVEDPALDLAVCVSLISSYIEKFVSEKACFAAEVGLGGEIRAVNHLESRIAEAAKLGFREIYVSRYAIKGIDLKKYDIEVRSFGKLSEVFRDLFA